A region of Paenibacillus sp. JNUCC-31 DNA encodes the following proteins:
- a CDS encoding ABC transporter permease, whose amino-acid sequence MKKLSHKRSLLWLNYKKNKAIYWMALPVILYFLVFKYLPMYGAIIAFKDYSVGKGIWGSDWVGLQHFRDFFQSYYFWRILKNTLLLSFYQLLFGFPAPILLALLLNELRHEIFKRTVQTISYIPHFISIVVICGMIVDFSSRDGLFNTIIGYFGGQSSALLSDPANFRTIYTASSIWQELGFSSIIYLAALSGINPELYDAANVDGASRLRQVWHITLPGIIPMIMILLILRIGGLMEIGFEKIILLYNPNVYDTADVISTFVYRKGISESAEFSYTTAVGLFQSVINFTLLIGANRLSKVISNTKLF is encoded by the coding sequence ATGAAGAAGTTGTCGCACAAGCGTTCCTTGTTATGGCTCAACTACAAAAAGAATAAAGCCATCTATTGGATGGCTCTTCCCGTCATTTTATACTTTCTCGTCTTCAAATATCTGCCGATGTATGGAGCCATCATTGCATTCAAAGACTACTCGGTGGGCAAAGGCATATGGGGCAGTGATTGGGTCGGATTGCAGCATTTTCGGGATTTCTTTCAAAGCTATTATTTCTGGCGGATTCTGAAGAATACGCTTTTGCTAAGCTTTTATCAGCTGTTGTTCGGTTTCCCGGCTCCCATTCTTCTTGCCCTTCTGCTGAATGAGCTCAGGCATGAAATCTTCAAACGCACGGTACAGACGATCTCATACATTCCTCACTTTATTTCCATTGTTGTCATCTGCGGCATGATTGTTGATTTCTCCTCCCGGGATGGACTGTTTAACACCATCATTGGTTATTTTGGCGGTCAGAGCAGCGCGCTTCTCAGCGATCCGGCCAATTTCCGTACCATATATACCGCCTCATCGATCTGGCAGGAGCTAGGCTTTTCCAGCATCATATATTTGGCTGCGCTTAGTGGCATTAACCCCGAGCTCTACGATGCTGCCAACGTGGACGGGGCGAGTCGACTTCGCCAGGTGTGGCATATCACGCTTCCCGGCATCATTCCGATGATTATGATTCTCCTCATACTCCGCATTGGTGGACTAATGGAGATTGGGTTCGAGAAAATTATTCTGCTCTATAATCCGAACGTGTATGATACGGCAGATGTAATCTCAACGTTTGTCTACCGCAAAGGGATTAGTGAAAGTGCCGAGTTCAGCTATACAACCGCGGTGGGTCTGTTCCAGTCGGTCATTAACTTTACGCTGCTAATCGGTGCCAATCGCCTGTCCAAGGTGATTTCCAATACTAAGCTGTTCTAG
- a CDS encoding extracellular solute-binding protein, translating to MKRSWRKRLTIGICLMMGITALAGCSGDNGSAGKAEGDGPTPISIWMSMNTNASITLKSMNEITAIKEWEKKTNTKIEFQHPAVGAETEQFNVMIASNQLPDAMFVNGDYAKLFNDGIIIRLNELIDEYAPNLKKILEENPEVAKQLKADNGDIYAIPHLRLGEYKTFGGTFIRQDWLDELKLEKPETIEEWETVLKAFKEKKGVAAPLLFGAPPKMTTMGPAAPTYLEAYGITNNTFMKDGKVVYGPIEPEYKEFLTMFHRWYEEGLIDPDFATNDQKTYDAKILSSQAGAFFTFIGGGVGRYLPALQETDPNANLTAVQYPVLKKGDEPMFTGRSWEWSSSGVVITNSNKHPEETVKALDYFFSEEGHMLKNFGVEGLTYTMKDGYPTYTDEILKNPDGLSVAQAMAKHFIANYPFVGEDDDRYNEQYYQLQQQKDAAVLFSKYSENTLKVGLPPTSLTTEESSEYSKIMSDIGTYRDEMFVKFVIGVEPIENFDKFVDQINKFNVKRAIEIQQAALDRFNAR from the coding sequence ATGAAAAGGTCATGGAGAAAACGACTAACCATTGGAATCTGCCTGATGATGGGCATAACTGCTCTTGCAGGGTGTTCAGGAGATAACGGAAGTGCAGGTAAAGCAGAAGGAGATGGACCTACGCCCATTTCAATCTGGATGTCGATGAATACCAATGCTTCCATCACACTCAAGAGCATGAATGAAATCACGGCGATTAAGGAATGGGAGAAAAAAACCAATACCAAAATCGAATTCCAGCATCCCGCGGTGGGTGCCGAGACCGAACAGTTCAATGTCATGATTGCCTCGAATCAGCTGCCTGATGCCATGTTTGTCAATGGAGATTACGCCAAACTGTTCAATGACGGTATCATCATTCGACTTAACGAACTCATTGATGAATACGCTCCCAATTTGAAAAAGATCCTGGAGGAGAATCCCGAGGTTGCCAAACAGTTAAAAGCCGACAACGGAGATATCTATGCGATACCGCATCTGCGTCTGGGGGAATACAAAACCTTCGGCGGTACGTTCATCCGTCAAGATTGGCTGGATGAGCTGAAGCTGGAGAAACCGGAAACGATTGAGGAGTGGGAGACGGTACTCAAGGCCTTCAAGGAGAAAAAAGGCGTAGCAGCGCCCCTGTTGTTTGGTGCACCACCCAAAATGACCACGATGGGACCAGCCGCACCGACGTATCTGGAGGCTTACGGCATCACTAATAATACGTTTATGAAAGATGGCAAGGTGGTCTATGGTCCCATCGAGCCGGAATATAAAGAATTTCTAACGATGTTCCATCGCTGGTATGAGGAGGGATTGATTGATCCCGATTTTGCTACTAATGATCAGAAAACATACGATGCCAAAATATTGAGCAGTCAAGCGGGTGCGTTTTTCACCTTCATCGGTGGAGGTGTAGGCCGCTACCTGCCCGCTCTGCAGGAAACGGACCCGAATGCCAATCTGACAGCCGTGCAATATCCGGTGCTGAAGAAAGGGGATGAACCGATGTTTACGGGGCGTTCCTGGGAGTGGAGCAGTAGCGGCGTTGTGATCACCAATAGCAACAAACACCCGGAAGAAACGGTCAAGGCACTCGATTATTTCTTCAGTGAAGAAGGGCATATGCTGAAAAATTTTGGTGTGGAGGGCCTCACGTATACGATGAAGGACGGTTACCCGACCTATACCGATGAGATTTTAAAAAATCCGGACGGCTTGTCGGTTGCTCAGGCCATGGCTAAACATTTTATTGCGAATTATCCCTTCGTAGGGGAGGATGACGATCGGTACAACGAGCAATATTATCAGCTCCAGCAGCAGAAGGATGCAGCTGTTCTGTTCTCCAAATACAGTGAGAATACGCTGAAAGTAGGGCTTCCTCCTACCAGTCTGACAACGGAGGAATCTTCGGAATACAGCAAAATTATGAGTGATATTGGAACCTATCGGGACGAGATGTTCGTCAAATTTGTCATTGGGGTCGAGCCGATTGAGAACTTTGACAAGTTTGTCGATCAGATCAACAAGTTCAACGTCAAACGGGCCATTGAAATCCAGCAAGCTGCTCTTGACCGTTTTAACGCCAGATAA
- a CDS encoding mechanosensitive ion channel family protein, which translates to MDFIKNQLDGTGMSEQTIGYLANMIMVVFIAVVSILANFIAKKIVLKIIIQIVNNNRYTWDKIIVEKKVFHKLSHLVPAIIIYYSAYIFPSYQALIEKAALTYMIVITITVLNALLNAFDTIYRSYEVSKIRPIKGYIQVAKIVLFIIGGIIVISSLIGQNPLIILSGLGALSAVLMLVFKDSILGLVAGVQLSSNDMVRVGDWIEMPKYNADGDVIDITLNTVKVMNFDKTITMIPSYALISDSFKNWRGMQVSGGRRIKRSVYIDTSSISFCTKEMIGEFQKIHYLTDYLETKLNEINEYNLEHHINTESIVNGRQLTNVGVFREYIHQYLRNHPKIHKDMTLIVRQLAPGDNGLPLEIYAFSNDITWGVYESVQADIFDHIFAVAPTFGLRAFQNPTGHDIVQLKESPQYSRGY; encoded by the coding sequence ATGGACTTTATCAAAAATCAACTAGACGGAACGGGCATGAGTGAACAAACCATTGGATATCTTGCGAACATGATCATGGTGGTATTTATAGCTGTGGTCTCCATACTGGCCAATTTTATAGCCAAAAAAATCGTGCTGAAGATTATTATCCAAATCGTCAACAACAATCGGTACACGTGGGATAAAATCATTGTGGAGAAAAAAGTGTTTCACAAGCTCTCGCATTTGGTACCAGCAATTATCATTTATTATTCGGCGTATATCTTCCCGTCCTATCAGGCTTTGATTGAAAAAGCAGCTTTAACTTATATGATCGTCATAACCATCACGGTATTAAATGCGCTGCTCAACGCCTTTGATACCATATATCGTTCCTATGAAGTCTCCAAGATCAGACCGATTAAGGGATACATTCAGGTGGCCAAAATCGTGCTTTTCATTATTGGGGGCATTATCGTCATCTCAAGCCTCATTGGTCAGAATCCGTTAATTATTCTTAGTGGGCTTGGTGCGTTGTCAGCCGTTCTGATGCTGGTCTTCAAGGATTCCATTTTGGGACTGGTGGCAGGCGTGCAATTATCATCAAATGACATGGTGCGTGTCGGTGACTGGATTGAAATGCCCAAGTATAATGCCGACGGCGACGTCATCGATATTACATTAAACACGGTAAAGGTAATGAATTTCGATAAAACGATCACGATGATTCCGAGCTACGCTCTTATCTCAGACTCATTCAAAAATTGGAGAGGCATGCAGGTATCCGGTGGCAGAAGGATTAAGCGAAGCGTCTACATCGATACAAGCAGCATAAGCTTCTGCACCAAGGAAATGATTGGGGAATTTCAGAAGATCCACTATCTTACGGATTATCTTGAGACCAAATTAAATGAAATTAATGAGTACAACTTGGAACACCACATTAATACAGAAAGCATTGTGAATGGTAGACAGCTTACGAATGTGGGTGTATTCAGGGAATATATCCATCAATATTTGAGGAATCATCCGAAAATTCATAAGGATATGACGTTGATCGTGAGACAGTTAGCGCCGGGGGATAATGGACTGCCTCTTGAAATCTATGCGTTCAGCAATGATATTACCTGGGGTGTGTATGAATCGGTTCAAGCGGATATTTTTGACCACATCTTTGCCGTTGCACCGACATTTGGCCTTCGTGCTTTCCAAAATCCAACAGGTCATGATATTGTACAACTCAAAGAAAGCCCCCAATATTCGAGAGGATATTGA
- a CDS encoding aldo/keto reductase gives MNHTIPEYTLNDGLKVPAIGFGTYSLKGEKGVNSIASAMDTGYRLIDTAYNYENEATVGKAIKQSSVSREELLISSKLPGRYHAFEKAIVAIQESLYRADLDYYDLYLIHWPNPKQDMYVEAWQALIEAKKRGYIRSIGVSNFLPEHNDRLIKETGVAPSLNQIELHPFFDQADQRKKDSQHGIVNESWSPIGRGNDAVQDIVKDEKILRIAEAHGKTGTQVILRWHTQLGSIPIPKAGSLQHQQENIDIFDFELSEKEMEVISSYHREDGRLWDQDPSEYEEF, from the coding sequence ATGAATCATACAATCCCGGAATATACGTTGAATGATGGCTTGAAAGTACCTGCCATTGGCTTTGGTACCTATAGCTTAAAAGGAGAAAAGGGCGTCAATTCCATAGCGTCCGCGATGGATACAGGTTACCGCTTGATCGACACCGCGTATAACTATGAGAACGAGGCGACTGTCGGAAAGGCGATCAAGCAGAGCTCTGTTTCCAGAGAAGAGTTGCTGATTTCATCCAAACTGCCAGGGCGCTACCATGCCTTTGAGAAGGCGATTGTAGCCATTCAGGAATCCCTATACAGAGCAGATCTGGATTATTATGATCTATATCTGATTCACTGGCCGAATCCGAAGCAGGATATGTATGTGGAAGCGTGGCAGGCACTCATTGAGGCGAAGAAGCGCGGATATATCCGTTCCATCGGAGTTAGTAATTTTCTTCCCGAACATAATGATCGCCTGATTAAGGAGACGGGAGTAGCGCCAAGTTTGAATCAGATTGAGCTGCATCCATTTTTTGACCAAGCCGATCAGCGGAAGAAGGATTCACAGCATGGTATTGTGAACGAATCATGGAGTCCCATTGGGCGTGGCAATGATGCTGTACAGGATATCGTAAAAGATGAAAAGATCCTTCGGATTGCCGAAGCTCATGGCAAAACGGGGACTCAGGTTATTTTGCGCTGGCATACCCAGCTTGGTTCAATTCCTATCCCTAAAGCAGGTTCTCTTCAACACCAGCAAGAAAATATCGATATTTTTGATTTCGAGTTGAGTGAGAAAGAAATGGAAGTCATATCTTCTTATCATCGTGAGGATGGACGGTTGTGGGATCAGGACCCGAGTGAATACGAAGAGTTTTAA
- a CDS encoding macrolide family glycosyltransferase produces the protein MARVLVVMMPAEGHINPTLGIIKELVENGDEVDYCCTEKYRTKIEALGAQFKAYSFNEATLLNNPDMKPFEIKHPYQFLYMVLKKIIQRFIPDVLNLIENETYDYLIFDSLIGWGGQILGEKLGIPAVCSTTTFVFVEPLRFGNQLKDDDEEVKKLYNGIIEMSQQLASQFNVAVPSLAELSGHPGQLKIVYTSRYFQPMGDKLDDSFVFTGPSITPRKDAPSFAKEALHAVYKQAVYISMGTILNKDLDFYKLCFTAFGDLPVQFILSSGKDTDLEPIADLIPDNFIIRPYLPQLEVLQSVDAFLTHAGMNSTSEALYYNVPLVMLPLTSDQPRVAGRVEELGAGVIVDKNNLTADVLRSAVVEVLGNASYKEQAEVIGRTLREAGGYKQAAREIKDFMGKQSLSVTTISSVE, from the coding sequence GTGGCACGTGTATTAGTTGTAATGATGCCTGCGGAAGGGCATATCAATCCGACGCTCGGCATAATCAAGGAACTGGTAGAGAACGGAGATGAGGTCGACTACTGTTGTACGGAAAAATACCGGACGAAGATTGAAGCGTTAGGCGCACAATTTAAAGCATACTCCTTCAACGAGGCAACCCTGCTCAACAACCCAGATATGAAGCCATTTGAAATCAAGCACCCTTACCAATTTTTATATATGGTTTTGAAAAAGATTATTCAACGGTTTATTCCGGATGTTCTGAATCTGATCGAAAATGAAACCTACGATTATTTAATTTTTGACTCCTTAATAGGCTGGGGAGGACAAATTTTAGGCGAAAAGCTGGGTATCCCAGCAGTATGCTCAACCACCACTTTTGTTTTTGTGGAGCCTCTCAGATTCGGTAATCAACTGAAGGATGACGATGAGGAGGTCAAGAAGCTGTATAACGGAATCATCGAGATGTCCCAGCAATTAGCTTCTCAGTTCAATGTAGCTGTGCCTTCTCTGGCGGAACTTTCAGGGCATCCAGGACAACTGAAGATTGTTTATACAAGCCGTTATTTTCAACCCATGGGGGACAAGCTGGACGACAGCTTTGTGTTCACTGGCCCATCGATTACCCCCCGCAAGGATGCACCATCCTTTGCCAAGGAAGCTCTGCATGCTGTTTATAAACAGGCGGTATATATTTCGATGGGAACCATTTTAAATAAGGATCTTGATTTTTATAAGCTGTGCTTTACGGCTTTCGGTGATTTGCCTGTGCAGTTTATATTGTCTTCAGGGAAGGATACCGATTTGGAGCCGATTGCTGATCTCATTCCTGACAATTTCATCATCAGACCTTATCTCCCACAATTGGAAGTGCTGCAGAGTGTAGATGCTTTTCTGACACATGCGGGCATGAACAGTACAAGCGAAGCTTTGTATTATAATGTACCGTTGGTTATGCTCCCGTTAACTTCAGATCAGCCGCGTGTAGCAGGCCGGGTAGAGGAGTTGGGGGCAGGGGTTATTGTGGATAAAAATAACCTTACAGCTGATGTATTGAGAAGCGCGGTAGTAGAGGTGCTTGGTAACGCCTCCTATAAGGAACAGGCAGAGGTTATTGGGAGAACGCTACGCGAAGCTGGCGGGTACAAGCAGGCTGCTAGGGAGATTAAGGACTTTATGGGTAAGCAGTCGTTATCGGTCACAACCATCTCTTCAGTTGAATGA